A genomic window from Solanum stenotomum isolate F172 chromosome 10, ASM1918654v1, whole genome shotgun sequence includes:
- the LOC125841751 gene encoding 14.7 kDa heat shock protein-like, with the protein MITDRSEKMSMALSIRKAAGASTLFKLLNSKSQITTAAPSITRFFSSITTSDSNSLSNEQKNSTEPILVTGAPQEFKMENPFQSVGPKEVLEVDTLKDGILVRVAMPGVGEDGIKVWLENNTVYFTGKGEIEVESEESGRKYGGSLEFSTDCCKAEKVEAQMKNGILRMVIKGEMGQD; encoded by the exons ATGATCACAGATCGATCGGAAAAAATGTCAATGGCTCTAAGTATCAGAAAAGCCGCCGGAGCTTCGACACTGTTCAAATTACTCAACTCCAAATCCCAAATTACTACTGCCGCTCCTTCAATCACACGCTTTTTTTCCTCCATTACAACTTCAGATTCAAATTCCTTGAGCAATGAGCAGAAAAACTCTACTGAGCCAA TTCTGGTGACGGGTGCTCCACAAGAATTCAAGATGGAGAACCCGTTTCAGTCAGTAGGACCAAAAGAGGTGCTAGAAGTGGATACACTGAAGGATGGTATACTTGTGAGAGTGGCAATGCCTGGCGTTGGTGAAGATGGGATTAAGGTATGGTTAGAGAACAACACGGTTTACTTCACTGGCAAAGGAGAAATAGAAGTGGAATCTGAGGAATCAGGGAGGAAATATGGAGGGAGTCTCGAGTTTAGCACTGATTGCTGTAAAGCTGAGAAGGTTGaagcacaaatgaaaaatggtATTCTTAGAATGGTAATTAAAGGTGAGATGGGACAAGATTGA
- the LOC125842285 gene encoding uncharacterized protein LOC125842285, with product MEKSKCQKQTLLSVANLKLPSFQVVVVNADLGCTHCRSRISQIMSRITGMREYTIDVGKKQVIVRGDVRNHHQEKNGAVKNHKINEHHSRIFAFFFSLLNFRWSTTMKMVD from the exons ATGGAGaaatcaaaatgtcaaaaaCAAACTTTGTTAAGTGTTGCTAATCTCAAGCTTCCATCA TTTCAGGTGGTGGTGGTGAATGCAGATTTGGGATGCACACATTGCAGGAGCagaatatctcaaatcatgtcAAGAATAACAG GGATGAGGGAGTATACAATCGATGTTGGGAAAAAGCAAGTGATTGTAAGAGGAGATGTTAGAAATCATCACCAGGAAAAAAATGGTGCAGTAAAGAACCACAAGATCAATGAACACCATAGCCGAATTTTCGCCTTCTTCTTTAGTTTACTGAACTTCCGTTGGAGCACAACCATGAAGATGGTTGATTAA